A window of Natrinema versiforme contains these coding sequences:
- a CDS encoding class I SAM-dependent methyltransferase produces the protein MAQDRTESSAEPNRQSTRADPLGRAMLAHWRDDPGRVTYRDGAETQDGNVAEFYFSSPESWEPKTVDRLERLCDHEPVLDVGCGAGKHLLWWAEHGVEAIGVDVSPNAVLTARERCEVRRTSRRSCVEQRSTYRSSGLRGGDAASNGTASPSPSPREDGEAAERGFEDVFVGDMFDLPIQSGAFGAVHAVGTQLGLGRSLAGIRELLGEFARVTGDDGVAVVDNYDPKRLDDDFLGYRSDPREGLAHRYFHLEFERERAGERYREVGRTLQFLLCSPARLREATNSTPWSVRDVRRTDGTGHYSAVLEKQGPAGTEPG, from the coding sequence ATGGCGCAGGATCGGACCGAGTCGTCCGCAGAACCGAACCGACAGTCTACTCGAGCGGACCCGCTGGGACGGGCGATGCTCGCACACTGGCGGGACGATCCGGGACGGGTGACCTATCGCGACGGGGCAGAGACACAGGACGGTAACGTCGCCGAGTTCTACTTCTCGAGCCCCGAGTCGTGGGAGCCGAAGACGGTCGACCGACTCGAGCGCCTGTGCGATCACGAACCAGTCCTCGACGTGGGCTGCGGAGCGGGGAAACACCTCCTGTGGTGGGCCGAGCACGGGGTCGAAGCCATCGGCGTCGACGTGAGCCCGAACGCCGTCCTGACGGCCCGGGAGCGGTGCGAGGTCCGCAGGACCTCGAGGCGAAGTTGCGTGGAGCAACGCTCCACGTACCGTTCGAGCGGGCTGCGAGGCGGCGATGCCGCCTCGAACGGGACGGCTTCGCCGTCCCCCAGCCCGCGAGAAGACGGCGAAGCCGCGGAGCGCGGCTTCGAGGACGTTTTCGTCGGAGACATGTTCGACCTCCCAATCCAGTCGGGCGCGTTCGGGGCCGTCCACGCCGTCGGCACCCAGCTCGGGCTCGGCCGGTCGCTGGCCGGCATCCGCGAGTTACTCGGTGAATTCGCTCGCGTCACTGGCGACGACGGGGTGGCGGTCGTCGACAACTACGATCCGAAACGGTTAGACGACGACTTCCTCGGCTACCGATCCGATCCGCGCGAGGGCCTCGCCCACCGGTATTTCCACCTCGAGTTCGAACGCGAGAGGGCTGGCGAGCGATACCGGGAGGTCGGGCGGACGCTCCAGTTCCTGCTGTGTTCGCCTGCACGGCTCCGCGAGGCGACGAACTCGACGCCGTGGTCCGTCCGCGATGTCCGCCGAACCGACGGGACGGGCCATTACAGCGCAGTTCTGGAGAAACAGGGTCCCGCGGGCACCGAACCCGGATAG
- a CDS encoding helix-turn-helix domain-containing protein gives MGLVAEFDISCEQLPLVGVAAAVPDAALTLELQYNHGERPPFLATVTGGSPTAIERTLDDAVDVAEWTLVGEAGDTRRYQALPALSFEEQLGAHLDDLEGLKALATADAIIERIEVTSEGWTQTGWFADRTAFDAFREFWQRNDYFRLRRLTRDGDPEPPGDGLTDPQREALRTAYELGYFGVPRGASLEDVAAELGVSASSVSERLRRAQTRLIEESVATMWPPLHH, from the coding sequence ATGGGGCTCGTGGCCGAATTCGACATCTCCTGTGAGCAGCTTCCGCTCGTCGGCGTCGCAGCGGCCGTGCCGGACGCGGCGCTAACGCTCGAGTTACAGTACAATCACGGCGAGCGGCCGCCGTTTCTCGCTACCGTGACCGGTGGCTCGCCGACCGCGATCGAACGCACCCTCGACGACGCCGTCGATGTTGCCGAGTGGACGCTGGTGGGTGAAGCCGGCGACACGCGGCGCTATCAGGCGTTACCGGCGCTCAGCTTCGAGGAGCAACTCGGGGCTCACCTCGACGATCTCGAGGGGCTGAAGGCGCTTGCGACGGCCGACGCCATCATCGAACGAATCGAAGTGACTAGCGAGGGGTGGACGCAGACCGGCTGGTTCGCCGACCGCACGGCGTTCGACGCGTTCCGAGAGTTCTGGCAGCGCAACGACTATTTCCGGCTCCGTCGGCTCACTCGAGACGGTGACCCCGAACCGCCCGGCGACGGGCTCACCGACCCCCAGCGCGAGGCGCTTCGGACGGCCTACGAACTGGGCTATTTCGGCGTTCCGCGGGGTGCGTCGCTCGAGGACGTCGCGGCGGAATTGGGCGTTTCGGCGTCGTCGGTCTCCGAACGCCTGCGCCGCGCCCAGACGCGACTCATCGAGGAGTCGGTCGCCACGATGTGGCCGCCGCTGCACCACTGA
- a CDS encoding TIGR00725 family protein → MRVSVIGGGTITEEQAARAEAVVRELGARGHTVVCGGRGGTMAAVCRGAKAAGGTTIGILPSERREQANDYVDVAIATGLGHARNALVPLNGDAVIALTGGVGTLSEIGFAGIYDRPVVGLETHDVSDLGIDHALEIETVETPAAAVDAVEAALERRS, encoded by the coding sequence ATGCGCGTCAGCGTCATCGGCGGCGGAACGATCACGGAGGAACAGGCGGCCCGCGCGGAAGCCGTCGTGCGGGAACTCGGCGCTCGAGGCCACACGGTCGTCTGTGGCGGCCGCGGCGGCACGATGGCAGCGGTCTGTCGCGGTGCCAAGGCGGCGGGGGGCACGACCATCGGGATCCTGCCAAGCGAGCGCCGCGAGCAGGCCAACGACTACGTCGACGTGGCGATCGCGACCGGGCTCGGCCACGCCCGGAACGCGCTCGTCCCGCTGAACGGCGACGCGGTCATCGCGCTCACCGGCGGCGTCGGCACCCTCTCGGAGATCGGCTTCGCCGGCATCTACGACCGCCCCGTCGTCGGCCTCGAGACTCATGATGTCTCCGACCTCGGCATCGATCACGCGCTCGAGATCGAGACCGTCGAGACGCCGGCGGCAGCGGTCGACGCGGTCGAGGCGGCGCTCGAGCGTCGTTCCTGA
- a CDS encoding Sjogren's syndrome/scleroderma autoantigen 1 family protein, producing MSDFDKEAEREKLREKYEQDKEEREATQRMSDLLLKGATMTNAHCGTCGDPLFQENGTTFCPSCHGNPDAVQGTDLEAQPAEGGQAGAADDGADATATAPDQADPNPPADSTADIESGSGSGNAGRADSAVDVEPTTDPASATGQRTDERAQSTRTDADASNAATDDRQPRSTARPNAANAADTDSARPSRRAPAASPPSVDGDLEAARDALVRSLEKFAEEAAATDDPRYATECLEAAREAGEALSTLR from the coding sequence ATGAGCGACTTCGACAAGGAAGCCGAGCGCGAGAAACTTCGCGAGAAGTACGAACAGGACAAGGAAGAGCGCGAGGCGACCCAGCGGATGAGCGACCTGCTGCTCAAGGGCGCGACGATGACCAATGCCCACTGTGGTACCTGTGGCGATCCGCTCTTTCAGGAGAACGGCACCACCTTCTGTCCCAGCTGTCACGGGAACCCCGACGCCGTCCAGGGCACCGACCTCGAGGCCCAGCCGGCCGAGGGAGGACAAGCGGGGGCGGCCGACGACGGTGCCGACGCCACGGCGACGGCTCCCGATCAGGCGGATCCAAACCCACCGGCCGACTCTACAGCCGATATCGAGTCGGGGTCCGGGTCGGGGAACGCCGGCCGCGCTGACTCCGCGGTCGACGTCGAGCCGACGACCGATCCCGCGTCGGCGACCGGCCAACGAACCGACGAGCGAGCGCAGTCGACGCGAACTGACGCGGACGCCTCGAACGCTGCGACCGACGATCGACAGCCGCGCTCGACGGCCCGGCCGAACGCCGCGAACGCCGCCGACACCGATTCCGCACGACCCTCCCGCCGCGCCCCCGCCGCGAGTCCGCCGTCGGTCGACGGCGACCTCGAGGCCGCCCGCGACGCGCTCGTCCGGAGCCTCGAGAAGTTCGCTGAAGAGGCCGCCGCGACGGACGATCCCCGCTACGCGACGGAGTGTCTCGAGGCGGCCCGTGAGGCCGGTGAGGCGCTGTCGACGCTGCGCTGA
- a CDS encoding phosphatase PAP2 family protein, giving the protein MALGYVTFITAAIVCIGIGVTCTLCVSPSAFRRTAADLKNRIRTVAPYVGVTVLVLLLKRFTHEPRLELSYALDWDITEEIYAVEGLFVAHLQTIVPDALIGFFSAMYMFGFPYLLVTALVLYFLLPTQRHFKELLIAYALNAAVGSLFYTLFIAYGPRNHLSAVSGLMYEFYPQTQELTAEVSANTNVFPSLHTSLVVIVALFAWRSRRDYPQWFSIASVVATLVVISTMYLGIHWLVDVLAGVVLGIWCVLTAERLVARAEGEADRVSTPGDGEESIASDISD; this is encoded by the coding sequence ATGGCACTGGGCTACGTCACGTTCATCACAGCGGCGATCGTCTGCATCGGCATCGGAGTCACCTGTACCCTCTGTGTCTCCCCCTCGGCGTTCCGTCGAACGGCCGCTGATCTCAAGAATCGTATCCGCACCGTCGCGCCGTACGTCGGGGTGACGGTGCTGGTGTTGCTGCTCAAACGGTTCACGCACGAACCCCGTCTGGAACTCTCGTATGCGCTCGATTGGGATATCACCGAGGAGATTTATGCCGTCGAAGGACTGTTCGTTGCCCACCTGCAGACGATCGTCCCCGACGCCCTGATCGGGTTCTTCTCCGCGATGTACATGTTCGGGTTCCCGTACCTGCTGGTGACTGCACTCGTACTCTACTTCCTGTTGCCGACCCAGCGCCACTTCAAGGAGCTACTGATCGCCTACGCGCTCAACGCCGCGGTCGGGTCGCTCTTCTACACGCTGTTTATCGCCTACGGCCCGCGAAATCACCTGTCGGCCGTCAGCGGGTTGATGTACGAGTTCTATCCGCAGACACAGGAACTCACGGCGGAGGTCTCGGCGAACACGAACGTGTTCCCGTCGCTGCACACGTCGCTCGTAGTCATCGTCGCGCTGTTCGCGTGGCGGTCGCGCCGGGACTACCCGCAGTGGTTCTCGATCGCGTCGGTCGTGGCGACCCTCGTCGTCATCTCCACGATGTATCTTGGCATCCACTGGTTAGTGGACGTCCTCGCGGGCGTCGTCCTCGGGATCTGGTGTGTCCTCACCGCCGAACGGCTCGTCGCTCGCGCGGAGGGCGAGGCCGACCGCGTTTCTACCCCCGGCGACGGCGAGGAGAGCATCGCGTCCGATATCAGCGATTGA
- the mdh gene encoding malate dehydrogenase produces MTKVSVVGAAGTVGAAAGYNIALRDIADELVFVDIPDKEDDTIGQAADANHGAAYDSNTTIRQGGYEDTEDSDVVVITAGIPRQPGQTRIDLAGDNAPIMEDISSSIAEHNDDFITVTTSNPVDLLNRHLYETGDRAREKVIGFGGRLDSARFRYVISQRFDAPVQNVDATILGEHGDAQVPVFSKVRVNGQDPEFDEDEREDLLEELQTSAMNVIEKKGATQWGPATGVGHMVEAILRDTGEVLPGSVKLEGEFGHEDTAFGVPVKLGSDGVEEIVEWDLTEFERNQLGEAAEKLSEQYDKIS; encoded by the coding sequence ATGACGAAAGTTAGCGTGGTCGGCGCGGCCGGCACCGTCGGGGCCGCTGCGGGCTACAACATCGCGCTTCGGGACATCGCGGACGAGCTCGTCTTCGTGGACATTCCGGACAAGGAAGACGACACGATCGGACAGGCCGCCGACGCCAACCACGGCGCGGCCTACGACTCGAACACGACGATCCGACAGGGCGGGTACGAGGACACCGAAGACTCGGATGTCGTCGTCATCACGGCCGGAATCCCGCGCCAGCCGGGCCAGACGCGGATCGATCTGGCGGGCGACAATGCCCCGATCATGGAGGACATCAGCTCCTCGATCGCCGAGCACAACGACGACTTCATCACGGTGACGACGTCGAACCCCGTCGACCTGCTGAACCGCCACCTCTACGAGACGGGCGACCGCGCCCGCGAGAAGGTGATCGGGTTCGGCGGTCGGCTCGACTCCGCTCGCTTTCGCTACGTGATCTCCCAGCGCTTCGACGCGCCGGTCCAGAACGTCGACGCGACGATCCTCGGCGAACACGGCGACGCACAGGTCCCCGTCTTCTCCAAGGTCCGCGTCAACGGGCAGGACCCCGAGTTCGACGAGGACGAGCGCGAGGACCTGCTCGAGGAGCTCCAGACCTCGGCGATGAACGTCATCGAGAAGAAGGGCGCGACCCAGTGGGGGCCGGCGACCGGCGTCGGCCACATGGTCGAGGCCATCCTGCGCGACACCGGCGAAGTGCTCCCCGGCAGCGTGAAACTCGAGGGCGAGTTCGGCCACGAGGACACCGCCTTCGGCGTCCCCGTGAAGCTGGGCTCCGACGGCGTCGAGGAGATCGTCGAGTGGGACCTCACCGAGTTCGAGCGCAATCAGCTCGGCGAGGCCGCCGAGAAGCTTTCCGAACAGTACGACAAAATCTCGTAG
- a CDS encoding ferredoxin, whose amino-acid sequence MKVEFDEDTCIGMFQCVAEWDAFEKDKSKGKAILADSEEVEDGMFVREVPEDAELDAKFAARSCPVDAIVIYDDDGEQLIP is encoded by the coding sequence ATGAAAGTCGAATTCGACGAGGACACCTGTATCGGGATGTTCCAGTGCGTCGCGGAGTGGGATGCCTTCGAGAAGGACAAATCGAAGGGGAAAGCGATCCTCGCCGACAGCGAGGAAGTCGAGGACGGGATGTTCGTCCGGGAAGTCCCCGAGGACGCGGAACTCGACGCGAAGTTCGCCGCCCGATCCTGCCCCGTGGACGCGATCGTCATCTACGACGACGACGGCGAGCAACTGATTCCGTAA